Proteins encoded within one genomic window of Streptomyces sp. NBC_01314:
- a CDS encoding NADP-dependent oxidoreductase, with translation MRAIRQDAHGSPEVLKEVELPRPEPGLSEILIAVRAAGVNPTDWWNRAQPMTANGLPLILGWDVSGVVEAVGTGVTIFKPGDEVFGMLPYPHGVGAHAEYVTAPARAFVHKPAGIDHVQAGALPLAALTAYQALVDTADIQPGQRVFIHAAAGGVGHLAVQIAKSRGAYVIGTASAAKHDFLRSIGVDEAIDYQTVDFTEAAKDIDVLLDPISRDTAARARSLAVLRPGGTLVSILPFPIDPAELADIAARGIRYESLLVEADRAGMQAIADLVETGALRAHIEATFPLAEAAKAHTLGETGRTTGKIVLTVEGAGQA, from the coding sequence ATGCGCGCAATCCGCCAGGACGCCCACGGTTCCCCCGAGGTGCTCAAGGAAGTCGAACTGCCCCGCCCCGAGCCGGGGTTGAGTGAGATCCTGATCGCCGTCCGCGCGGCCGGCGTCAACCCGACCGACTGGTGGAACCGCGCCCAGCCCATGACCGCCAACGGCCTGCCCCTCATCCTGGGCTGGGACGTCTCCGGAGTCGTCGAGGCCGTCGGCACCGGCGTCACCATCTTCAAGCCGGGCGACGAGGTCTTCGGCATGCTGCCCTACCCCCACGGGGTCGGCGCCCACGCCGAGTACGTGACCGCTCCCGCCCGCGCCTTCGTCCACAAGCCCGCCGGTATCGACCACGTCCAGGCCGGCGCCCTCCCCCTCGCCGCCCTGACCGCCTACCAGGCACTCGTCGACACCGCCGACATCCAGCCCGGGCAGCGCGTCTTCATCCACGCGGCCGCCGGCGGCGTCGGCCATCTCGCCGTCCAGATCGCCAAGTCCCGCGGCGCGTACGTCATCGGCACCGCCAGTGCCGCCAAGCACGACTTCCTGCGGTCGATCGGAGTGGACGAGGCCATCGACTACCAGACGGTCGACTTCACCGAGGCCGCCAAGGACATCGACGTGCTCCTCGACCCGATCTCGCGGGACACCGCCGCCCGCGCCCGCTCCCTCGCCGTCCTGCGCCCGGGCGGCACCCTCGTCTCGATCCTTCCGTTCCCCATCGACCCCGCCGAACTGGCCGACATCGCCGCGCGGGGCATCCGCTACGAGTCCCTCCTCGTCGAGGCCGACCGCGCCGGCATGCAGGCCATCGCCGACCTCGTCGAAACCGGCGCCCTGCGCGCCCACATCGAGGCCACCTTCCCGCTCGCCGAGGCCGCCAAGGCCCACACCCTGGGCGAGACCGGCCGCACCACCGGCAAGATCGTGCTGACCGTGGAGGGGGCTGGGCAGGCGTAG
- a CDS encoding fumarylacetoacetate hydrolase family protein, with amino-acid sequence MTHPLGNPPSKIIAVHLNYPSRAKERGRIPAQPSYFLKPPSSLAGTQEAIVRPEGCELLGFEGEIALVVGSRAQRVRPEDGWSHVRWVTAANDAGVYDLRYADRGSNLRSKGADGFTPIGPRLLDARQLDPTALQLRTWVNGELVQDDTTDTLLFPFGQLVADLSRLVTLEPGDVILTGTPAGASVVSPGDTVEVEVTGSGQSTGRLRNPIASGPALETYGAMPRTDEAEREAAHGAAYTPEPQLDERIEQGLRSVAVATLSAQLRGRGLPHMSIDGVRPTQPDTKMVGVAHTLRYLPLREDLFKRYGNGMNAQKRAIEQLRPGHVLVMDARRDTSAGTLGDILALRAQQRGAAGVVTDGGLRDSVAVTELGLPVYHGGAHPSVLGRRHVPWDTGVPIACGGALVQPGDLLVGDADGVVVVPPDLAEDLITDCREQEQREQFITEQVRAGHGIDGLYPLGPDWHEMYERWRKQHSTQGEPT; translated from the coding sequence ATGACGCACCCCCTGGGGAATCCTCCTTCGAAGATCATCGCTGTCCATCTCAACTACCCCAGCCGGGCCAAGGAGCGCGGCCGGATCCCGGCCCAGCCCTCCTACTTCCTCAAGCCCCCCTCGTCGCTGGCGGGCACCCAGGAGGCCATCGTCCGCCCGGAGGGGTGTGAACTTCTCGGGTTCGAAGGCGAGATCGCCCTGGTCGTAGGCAGCCGGGCCCAGCGGGTGCGGCCGGAGGACGGCTGGTCCCACGTGCGGTGGGTGACCGCCGCGAACGACGCCGGGGTCTACGACCTGCGGTATGCCGACCGCGGCTCCAACCTCCGCTCCAAGGGCGCCGACGGCTTCACCCCGATCGGGCCGCGGCTGCTGGACGCCCGCCAACTCGACCCGACCGCACTCCAGCTGCGTACCTGGGTCAACGGCGAACTCGTGCAGGACGACACCACCGACACGCTCCTCTTCCCCTTCGGACAGCTCGTCGCCGACCTGTCGAGACTGGTCACGCTGGAGCCCGGGGACGTCATCCTTACCGGGACTCCGGCCGGCGCGTCCGTCGTCTCCCCCGGCGACACGGTCGAGGTCGAGGTCACCGGCAGCGGGCAGTCCACCGGGCGGCTGCGCAACCCCATCGCCTCCGGGCCCGCCCTGGAGACGTACGGAGCGATGCCGAGGACGGACGAGGCCGAACGCGAGGCCGCCCACGGAGCCGCGTACACACCCGAGCCCCAGCTCGACGAACGCATCGAGCAAGGCCTGCGTTCGGTCGCGGTCGCCACACTCAGCGCGCAGTTGCGGGGGCGCGGACTGCCGCACATGTCCATCGACGGCGTACGTCCCACACAGCCGGACACGAAGATGGTCGGCGTCGCCCACACACTGCGCTACCTGCCGCTGCGCGAGGACCTGTTCAAGCGATACGGCAACGGCATGAACGCCCAGAAGCGGGCCATCGAGCAGCTGCGACCCGGTCATGTGCTGGTCATGGACGCCCGCCGGGACACCTCCGCCGGCACGCTCGGCGACATCCTCGCCCTGCGCGCCCAGCAGCGCGGCGCGGCCGGGGTCGTCACCGACGGAGGTCTGCGCGACAGCGTCGCCGTCACCGAACTGGGGCTGCCCGTCTACCACGGCGGAGCCCACCCCTCCGTCCTCGGCCGCCGCCATGTGCCGTGGGACACGGGAGTGCCGATCGCCTGCGGCGGAGCCCTCGTGCAGCCCGGCGACCTGCTGGTGGGAGACGCGGACGGCGTGGTCGTCGTGCCGCCAGACCTGGCCGAGGACCTGATCACCGACTGCCGGGAGCAGGAACAGCGGGAGCAATTCATCACCGAGCAGGTGCGCGCCGGGCACGGCATCGACGGCCTGTATCCCCTCGGCCCCGACTGGCACGAGATGTACGAGCGGTGGCGCAAGCAGCACAGCACGCAAGGAGAGCCCACATGA
- the hpaD gene encoding 3,4-dihydroxyphenylacetate 2,3-dioxygenase: MTASNAPDVVRSAYAQLAVTDLGAARWFWVDMLGFHIQYEDAGSLYLRGTDELTHHSLVLRKGDLAALDHISYRVRTPEDVDKAEKFFAGLGCPVKRLKKGEGTHGIGDAVRVIDPLGFPVEFFHEIERAERLIQRYDIRHGAEIARLDHFNICTPDIPAAYAHYKSLGFGCSETIEGDEHELYAAWMYRKQTVHDVAFTGGAGPRLHHVGVATHESHQVLRAADIFGSLHKEHHIERGPGRHGVSNAFYLYLRDPDGHRVEIYTSDYYTGDPDHETYRWNVRDDRRRDFWGNAVIESWYKEAVPVLDLDGRPRPVTDTVLDESAVQVGADGLG; encoded by the coding sequence ATGACCGCCTCGAACGCACCCGACGTCGTCCGGTCCGCCTACGCCCAGTTGGCCGTCACCGACCTCGGTGCCGCCCGCTGGTTCTGGGTCGACATGCTCGGCTTCCACATCCAGTACGAGGACGCCGGGTCGCTGTATCTGCGCGGCACGGACGAACTCACCCACCACTCGCTGGTGCTGCGCAAGGGCGATCTGGCGGCCCTCGACCACATCTCCTATCGCGTCCGCACCCCGGAGGACGTCGACAAGGCGGAGAAGTTCTTCGCCGGACTCGGCTGCCCGGTCAAGCGGTTGAAGAAGGGCGAGGGAACGCACGGAATCGGCGACGCGGTCCGGGTCATCGACCCGCTCGGCTTCCCCGTGGAGTTCTTCCACGAGATCGAGCGCGCCGAGCGCCTCATCCAGCGCTACGACATCCGCCACGGCGCCGAGATCGCCCGCCTGGACCACTTCAACATCTGCACCCCCGACATCCCGGCCGCCTACGCCCACTACAAGTCCCTCGGCTTCGGCTGCTCGGAAACGATCGAGGGTGACGAGCACGAGCTGTACGCGGCCTGGATGTACCGCAAGCAGACCGTCCATGACGTCGCCTTCACGGGGGGTGCCGGACCGCGCCTGCACCACGTCGGGGTGGCCACCCACGAGTCCCACCAGGTACTGCGCGCGGCCGACATCTTCGGCTCGCTGCACAAGGAGCACCACATCGAGCGTGGCCCCGGCCGGCACGGTGTCTCCAACGCCTTCTACCTCTACCTGCGGGACCCCGACGGCCACCGCGTGGAGATCTACACCTCGGACTACTACACCGGTGACCCGGACCACGAGACGTACCGTTGGAACGTGCGCGACGACCGCCGCCGCGACTTCTGGGGCAACGCCGTCATCGAGTCCTGGTACAAGGAGGCCGTCCCCGTCCTCGACCTGGACGGACGTCCGCGGCCCGTGACCGACACCGTCCTCGACGAGTCCGCGGTTCAGGTGGGTGCGGACGGCCTCGGCTGA
- the hpaE gene encoding 5-carboxymethyl-2-hydroxymuconate semialdehyde dehydrogenase yields the protein MSATPEHLPPTPEHLPSVIRHWIGGDLVDAADGCTFDVADPVSNTAYAQAARGSAADVDRAVTAARVAFPEWAGLSNRARAGVLYRIADAVEARHDRLAAFESYDSGLPITQARGQARRAAENFRYFADVIVALGEEAFRQGDDQFSYVVRTPVGVAGLITPWNTPFMLESWKLAPALASGCTLILKPAEWTPLSASLWPEIFEEAGVPAGVVNIVHGIGEEAGQALVDHPDVPLISFTGSSDTGRHIIRSSAEHLKTVSMELGGKSPVVVFADADLEAALDSVVFGVFSLNGERCTAGSRVLVERPLYEEFTRRLAERAANVRVGLPSDPATEVGALVHPEHYERVLNYVEIGRKEARLVAGGSRPEHLADGNYLQPTVFADVERDARIFQEEIFGPVVAVAPFDDETEAVELANATQFGLAAYVWTSDLKRGHRIAHAVESGMVWINSHNVRDLRTPFGGVKASGVGREGGAHSIDFYTESKIVHVALTEVHTPRFGATS from the coding sequence GTGAGCGCCACCCCGGAGCACCTTCCCCCCACCCCCGAGCACCTGCCCTCCGTGATCCGGCACTGGATCGGCGGTGACCTCGTCGACGCCGCCGACGGATGCACCTTCGACGTCGCCGACCCGGTCTCCAACACGGCCTACGCACAGGCCGCGCGTGGCTCCGCGGCCGACGTGGACCGGGCGGTGACGGCCGCCCGGGTCGCGTTCCCGGAGTGGGCCGGGCTGTCCAACCGGGCACGCGCGGGTGTCCTGTACCGGATTGCCGACGCCGTCGAGGCCCGTCATGACCGGCTCGCCGCCTTCGAGTCGTACGACTCCGGGCTGCCGATCACGCAGGCCCGCGGCCAGGCGCGGCGTGCCGCCGAGAACTTCCGCTACTTCGCGGATGTCATCGTGGCCCTCGGCGAGGAGGCGTTCCGGCAGGGCGACGACCAGTTCAGCTATGTGGTGCGCACACCGGTGGGGGTCGCCGGGCTGATCACTCCCTGGAACACCCCGTTCATGCTGGAGAGCTGGAAGCTGGCACCCGCGCTGGCGTCCGGCTGCACGCTGATCCTCAAGCCGGCCGAGTGGACCCCGCTGTCCGCGTCGCTGTGGCCGGAGATCTTCGAAGAGGCAGGCGTGCCCGCCGGAGTGGTGAACATCGTCCACGGCATCGGCGAGGAGGCCGGCCAGGCCCTCGTCGACCACCCGGACGTGCCGCTGATCTCCTTCACCGGCTCCTCCGACACGGGCCGGCACATCATCCGCTCCTCCGCCGAGCACCTGAAGACGGTGTCGATGGAGCTGGGCGGCAAGTCCCCGGTCGTCGTCTTCGCCGACGCCGACCTGGAAGCCGCCCTGGACTCGGTCGTGTTCGGCGTGTTCTCCCTCAACGGGGAGCGCTGCACGGCAGGTTCACGCGTACTCGTCGAGCGCCCGCTGTACGAGGAGTTCACCCGGCGACTGGCGGAGCGGGCCGCGAACGTACGCGTCGGGCTGCCTTCCGACCCGGCCACCGAGGTCGGCGCACTGGTACACCCCGAACACTACGAGCGCGTCCTGAACTACGTGGAGATCGGCCGGAAGGAGGCCCGGCTGGTCGCCGGTGGCAGCCGCCCCGAGCACCTCGCGGACGGCAACTACCTCCAGCCCACCGTCTTCGCCGACGTCGAACGCGACGCCCGTATCTTCCAGGAGGAGATCTTCGGCCCGGTCGTGGCCGTCGCTCCCTTCGACGACGAGACCGAGGCCGTGGAACTCGCGAACGCCACGCAGTTCGGTCTGGCCGCCTATGTCTGGACCTCGGACCTCAAGCGCGGCCACCGCATCGCGCACGCGGTCGAGTCCGGCATGGTCTGGATCAACTCCCACAACGTCCGTGACCTGCGCACTCCGTTCGGTGGGGTCAAGGCCTCCGGCGTCGGCCGCGAGGGCGGCGCCCACAGCATCGACTTCTACACCGAATCGAAGATCGTCCACGTCGCCCTCACCGAGGTGCACACCCCTCGCTTCGGAGCCACCTCATGA
- the dapA gene encoding 4-hydroxy-tetrahydrodipicolinate synthase: MKFRSDPSAIRGSIAPAITPFTSDGAVDHDSLRALIRFQLESGSHGISLGGSTGEPSSQSVGERIAGMRTAVEEIGDRVPFLPGTGSHKLDETLELTAAAAELGADAALVITPYYARPTQEGLYQWYATVAREFPDLPIVAYNVPSRTAVDIAPETVKRLFTDFENFVGVKETTKDFEHFSRVLHACGRSLLVWSGIELLCLPLLALGGAGFVSAVANLAPGAVARMYELWEAGDFDGARDLHYRLHPLVDLLFVETNPAPAKWVLHQQGRIASPHVRPPLASPTDAGLSKIRALLAEGGDLTQQIGAAQ, from the coding sequence ATGAAATTCCGCAGCGACCCGTCCGCCATCCGCGGCTCCATCGCTCCCGCCATCACCCCCTTCACCTCGGACGGAGCCGTCGACCACGACAGCCTGCGCGCGCTGATCCGCTTCCAGCTGGAGTCCGGTTCGCACGGCATCTCGCTGGGCGGCTCCACCGGCGAGCCCAGCTCGCAGAGCGTCGGCGAGCGGATCGCGGGGATGCGGACGGCGGTCGAGGAGATCGGCGACCGCGTCCCGTTCCTGCCCGGGACCGGATCCCACAAGCTCGACGAGACCCTCGAACTCACCGCCGCCGCAGCCGAGTTGGGCGCCGACGCCGCGCTCGTCATCACGCCGTACTACGCGCGCCCCACGCAGGAGGGGCTGTACCAGTGGTACGCGACCGTCGCACGGGAGTTCCCGGACCTGCCGATCGTCGCCTACAACGTGCCCTCGCGCACGGCCGTCGACATCGCGCCCGAGACGGTGAAGCGGCTGTTCACCGACTTCGAGAACTTCGTGGGCGTCAAGGAGACCACCAAGGACTTCGAGCACTTCTCGCGCGTGCTGCACGCCTGCGGGCGCTCACTGCTGGTGTGGTCCGGCATCGAGCTGCTCTGTCTGCCGCTGCTCGCGCTCGGCGGTGCGGGGTTCGTCTCGGCCGTCGCCAACCTCGCGCCCGGCGCGGTGGCTCGGATGTACGAGCTGTGGGAGGCGGGCGATTTCGACGGTGCCCGCGATCTCCACTACCGCCTGCACCCGCTCGTCGACCTCTTGTTCGTCGAGACGAACCCGGCGCCGGCGAAGTGGGTGCTGCACCAGCAGGGACGTATCGCGTCGCCCCATGTCCGCCCGCCGCTCGCCTCCCCCACCGACGCGGGCCTGTCGAAGATCCGCGCGCTCCTCGCCGAGGGCGGCGACCTCACCCAGCAGATCGGAGCCGCGCAGTGA
- a CDS encoding aldehyde dehydrogenase codes for MTNTLFIGGEWQAAASGAEFETLDPATGQPHAQVSLAGAADADAAVRAARAALENPDWAGLTPARRARILWRIGDLIEENAEELAALETRDQGQPLGISMAVSVAAAAEHFRYYAGWVTKIYGETAPLSFPGVLQYTKREPVGVCALITPWNFPLMIASWKIAPALACGNTVIVKPAEQTPMTTVRLVELCRAAGVPDGAINLLTGGPEAGRALVEHPGVDKVSFTGSTETGRDIVRASAGNLKRVTLELGGKAPSLVLPGADLDAAVAGCLQGALLNSGQVCAAYTRFLVHRSLADEFAERCAKAVSGMRLGAGSAPDTELGPLVTGEHRDHVHALVRSGVQEGAQLLAGGAPVDDLPGFFFQPTVFTGVRDDMRIAREEIFGPVLSILPYDDEDEAVARANDTEYGLAAAVWTRDVGAAHRVAGSIRAGTVFINMPNPVDASAPWGGFKASGWGREMGSAAIDAYTEVKSVWTSLA; via the coding sequence GTGACCAACACCCTTTTCATCGGTGGCGAGTGGCAAGCCGCGGCCTCCGGAGCGGAGTTCGAGACCCTGGACCCGGCGACGGGGCAACCCCACGCCCAGGTGTCCCTGGCCGGGGCCGCGGACGCCGACGCGGCCGTACGGGCCGCCCGCGCCGCCCTCGAGAACCCGGACTGGGCGGGACTCACCCCGGCCCGGCGCGCCCGGATCCTGTGGCGCATCGGCGACCTCATCGAGGAAAACGCCGAGGAACTGGCCGCGTTGGAGACCCGCGACCAGGGCCAGCCGCTCGGCATCTCCATGGCGGTCAGCGTCGCCGCGGCTGCCGAGCACTTCCGCTACTACGCCGGCTGGGTCACCAAGATCTACGGCGAGACGGCGCCGCTGTCCTTCCCCGGCGTGCTGCAGTACACCAAGCGCGAGCCGGTGGGAGTGTGCGCGCTGATCACCCCGTGGAACTTCCCGCTCATGATCGCGAGTTGGAAGATCGCACCGGCCCTCGCCTGCGGGAACACCGTGATCGTCAAACCCGCGGAACAGACCCCGATGACCACGGTGCGGCTCGTCGAGTTGTGCCGGGCGGCCGGTGTGCCGGACGGCGCCATCAACCTGCTGACCGGTGGTCCCGAGGCCGGCCGGGCCCTCGTCGAGCATCCCGGCGTGGACAAGGTCTCCTTCACCGGTTCGACCGAGACCGGCAGGGACATCGTCCGGGCCTCCGCGGGCAACCTCAAGCGTGTCACGCTCGAACTCGGCGGGAAGGCACCGAGCCTCGTACTGCCCGGCGCCGACCTGGACGCGGCCGTGGCGGGCTGTCTTCAGGGCGCGCTCCTCAACAGCGGCCAGGTGTGCGCGGCCTACACCCGGTTCCTCGTCCACCGCTCCCTCGCCGACGAGTTCGCCGAGCGCTGTGCCAAGGCCGTCAGCGGGATGCGGCTCGGCGCGGGCAGCGCGCCCGACACCGAGCTCGGCCCCCTGGTCACCGGCGAACACCGTGACCACGTCCACGCGCTCGTGCGCAGCGGGGTCCAGGAAGGCGCCCAGCTGCTCGCCGGCGGCGCCCCGGTCGACGACCTGCCGGGCTTCTTCTTCCAGCCGACCGTGTTCACGGGTGTACGGGACGACATGCGCATCGCCCGCGAGGAGATCTTCGGCCCGGTGCTGTCCATCCTGCCGTACGACGACGAGGACGAGGCCGTCGCCCGCGCCAACGACACCGAGTACGGCCTGGCAGCGGCCGTATGGACCCGCGACGTGGGCGCGGCGCACCGCGTGGCCGGCTCCATCCGCGCGGGCACGGTGTTCATCAATATGCCCAACCCCGTGGACGCCTCCGCCCCCTGGGGCGGGTTCAAGGCCAGCGGCTGGGGCCGGGAGATGGGCAGCGCAGCCATCGACGCGTACACGGAGGTCAAGAGCGTGTGGACCTCGCTCGCCTGA
- a CDS encoding helix-turn-helix domain-containing protein produces MTTPLEDTSAGRFEFWRDVVGQSFVPLEALPREVPDFRASLDTAQLGAVQVSVVAADPHGVAHTRRHIASDPADFVKVSLQLAGQCMLTQADRQALLKPGELAIYDTRHPYTLDFDQPYRTLVLMFPRVLLRLPERDLTRMIATTVSCDDGLGPVVHPFLRGLAGQVRQLDALSTPRLADSVIDLVGALLSERCAAHVTQQDDGRELLARRILTYMEQRLSDPGLGPDRIAAAHHISRRFLYKLLAERGYTVSGWLRERRLAECLRDLANPALAPMPVATVGSRWGFPDPAHFSHAFKSAYGMSPSEARGAGRTALGA; encoded by the coding sequence ATGACGACTCCGTTGGAAGACACCTCCGCAGGACGCTTCGAGTTCTGGCGGGACGTGGTCGGCCAGAGTTTCGTGCCGCTGGAAGCGCTGCCGCGCGAGGTTCCCGACTTCCGCGCCTCCTTGGACACCGCCCAGCTCGGCGCGGTGCAGGTGTCCGTGGTGGCCGCGGATCCGCACGGCGTCGCCCACACCCGTAGGCACATCGCCTCCGACCCGGCCGATTTCGTCAAGGTGAGTCTTCAGCTGGCAGGGCAGTGCATGCTGACCCAGGCGGACCGCCAGGCCCTGCTCAAGCCGGGCGAGCTGGCCATCTACGACACCCGGCACCCGTACACACTCGACTTCGACCAGCCGTACCGCACACTCGTGCTGATGTTCCCGCGGGTCCTGCTCCGGCTGCCCGAGCGCGACCTGACCCGCATGATCGCCACCACCGTGTCGTGCGACGACGGACTGGGGCCCGTGGTGCACCCGTTCCTGCGCGGACTGGCCGGGCAGGTGCGGCAACTGGACGCACTTAGCACGCCGCGGCTCGCGGACAGCGTGATCGACCTGGTCGGCGCGCTGCTCTCGGAGCGGTGCGCCGCGCACGTGACACAGCAGGACGACGGGCGGGAACTGCTGGCCCGGCGGATCCTCACGTACATGGAGCAGCGGCTCTCCGACCCGGGGCTCGGCCCCGACCGGATCGCGGCCGCCCACCACATCTCGCGGCGCTTCCTCTACAAGCTGCTGGCCGAGCGGGGATACACGGTCTCGGGCTGGCTCCGGGAGCGTCGCCTCGCCGAGTGCCTGCGCGACCTCGCGAACCCCGCGCTCGCCCCCATGCCCGTCGCCACCGTCGGAAGCCGCTGGGGCTTTCCGGACCCCGCCCACTTCAGCCACGCCTTCAAGAGCGCCTACGGCATGAGTCCGTCCGAGGCACGCGGGGCCGGGCGCACGGCGCTGGGCGCCTAA
- a CDS encoding GMC family oxidoreductase produces MRATHTVYDHIVVGAGSAGCALARRLVDAGRTVLLIEMGDRDDNPAIHDPGRLWELWNSPQDHAYTTEPQRHASGTQVFWPRGKVLGGSSALNGMIYVRGNRADYDSWAYQGAAGWSYDEVLPYFKRSEDFEDGASDYHGAGGPLPVSRNHSPNPVTTAFIEACQDYGIAYNDDCNGQDQLGVNLIHRNIRDGKRVSAWTAFMEPVLDSAQLTVMTGTAVTRVLVADGRAQGVELLREGRTTEVRCEGDVILSGGAIGSAQLLLLSGVGPADELRALGIESTADLPGVGANLHDHTLAPVVWESARPVPQGTANKLEAHYFAKSDPALAVPDLQPLMSHLPLPVPDMDVPEEGHGFSVLAGTIRPLSRGRLWLRSADPTQAPALDPAYFSEPSDLASMVRAVRQVREIGEEKSLGDWRAREVAPGPYVRTDAEIAAYIKRTLLSYHHQVGTCRMGIDRMAVVDPQLRVHGVAGLRVADASVMPSVTSGNTHAPAVMIGERCADFILGAQL; encoded by the coding sequence ATGCGAGCAACACACACCGTTTACGACCACATCGTGGTGGGCGCCGGGTCCGCGGGCTGTGCGCTCGCGCGCAGACTCGTGGACGCCGGCCGGACCGTCCTGCTGATCGAGATGGGCGACCGGGACGACAACCCGGCCATCCACGACCCCGGGCGCCTGTGGGAGCTGTGGAACTCCCCGCAGGACCACGCGTACACCACCGAACCCCAGCGGCACGCCTCCGGCACCCAGGTGTTCTGGCCGCGCGGCAAGGTCCTCGGCGGCTCCAGCGCCCTCAACGGCATGATCTACGTCCGCGGCAACCGGGCCGACTACGACAGCTGGGCCTACCAGGGAGCCGCGGGCTGGTCGTACGACGAGGTGCTGCCGTACTTCAAACGCTCGGAGGACTTCGAGGACGGCGCGTCGGACTACCACGGGGCCGGCGGCCCGCTGCCCGTCAGCCGGAACCACTCCCCCAACCCGGTCACCACCGCCTTCATCGAGGCCTGCCAGGACTACGGGATCGCGTACAACGACGACTGCAACGGCCAGGACCAGCTCGGCGTGAACCTGATCCACCGCAACATCCGCGACGGCAAGCGGGTCAGCGCGTGGACCGCCTTCATGGAGCCGGTGCTCGACAGCGCGCAGCTCACGGTGATGACCGGCACGGCGGTCACGCGCGTCCTGGTGGCCGACGGCCGGGCGCAGGGCGTCGAGCTGCTGCGCGAAGGCCGTACGACGGAGGTCCGCTGCGAAGGGGACGTGATCCTGTCCGGCGGCGCCATCGGATCGGCCCAGCTGCTCCTGCTCAGCGGTGTCGGGCCGGCGGACGAGCTGCGGGCCCTCGGGATCGAGTCGACCGCGGACCTGCCGGGAGTGGGCGCGAACCTGCACGACCACACCCTCGCTCCGGTGGTGTGGGAGTCGGCACGGCCGGTGCCGCAGGGTACGGCCAACAAACTGGAGGCCCACTACTTCGCCAAGTCCGACCCGGCGCTGGCCGTGCCGGACCTGCAGCCGCTGATGTCCCACCTGCCACTGCCGGTGCCCGACATGGACGTTCCGGAAGAGGGCCACGGCTTCTCGGTCCTCGCCGGGACGATCCGTCCGCTCAGCCGGGGCCGCCTGTGGCTGCGCTCGGCCGACCCCACCCAGGCTCCCGCCCTGGACCCCGCTTACTTCTCCGAGCCGTCGGACCTCGCGTCCATGGTGCGGGCCGTGCGGCAGGTGCGGGAGATCGGCGAGGAGAAGTCGCTGGGCGACTGGCGGGCCCGCGAGGTCGCACCCGGACCGTACGTGCGTACGGACGCGGAGATCGCCGCGTACATCAAGCGGACCCTCCTCAGCTATCACCACCAGGTGGGCACCTGCCGTATGGGCATCGACCGTATGGCGGTCGTCGATCCTCAGCTGCGCGTACACGGCGTGGCCGGCCTGCGCGTCGCGGACGCCTCCGTCATGCCCTCCGTCACCTCCGGCAACACCCACGCACCTGCCGTCATGATCGGCGAGCGCTGCGCCGACTTCATCCTGGGAGCACAGCTGTGA